The proteins below come from a single Asanoa ferruginea genomic window:
- a CDS encoding FGGY-family carbohydrate kinase — protein MAALDPRFAGFVDKLRHPLSALGGRAGGLTARAAALTGLPEGIAVAVGNVDAHVTAPAARAVEPGQLVAIMGTSTCHVLSSDRLAVVPGMCGVVADGIVEGLWGYEAGQSGVGDIFAWFAETSVPASYVDAAGGDLHDYLSRLAAAQPVGAHGLVALDWHSGNRSVLVDHALSGAILGQTLATRPEEQYRALVEATAFGTRMIVETFEASGVPVTEVVAAGGLLKNAFLMQVYADVLRRPIAVIGSAQGPALGSAIHAAVAAGHFTDVRAAAAVMGSRGPEVYRPDPERADAYDPIYADYRELHDHFGRGASNVLHRLARRRVLAAENGRGRR, from the coding sequence CTGGCCGCGCTCGACCCGCGCTTCGCCGGCTTCGTCGACAAGCTGCGCCACCCACTGTCGGCACTGGGCGGTCGGGCCGGCGGCCTGACCGCGCGGGCCGCGGCGTTGACCGGGCTGCCCGAGGGCATCGCGGTCGCGGTCGGCAACGTCGACGCACACGTCACCGCGCCGGCGGCAAGGGCCGTCGAGCCGGGCCAGCTCGTCGCCATCATGGGCACCTCGACCTGCCACGTGCTCTCCAGCGACCGGCTCGCCGTGGTGCCCGGCATGTGCGGTGTGGTCGCCGACGGCATCGTCGAGGGACTGTGGGGCTACGAGGCGGGCCAGAGCGGCGTCGGCGACATCTTCGCCTGGTTCGCGGAGACGTCCGTGCCTGCCTCCTATGTGGATGCGGCCGGCGGAGACCTGCACGATTACCTGAGCCGGCTGGCGGCCGCCCAGCCGGTCGGCGCGCACGGCCTGGTCGCCCTCGACTGGCACAGCGGCAACCGCTCGGTGCTGGTCGACCACGCGCTCTCCGGCGCGATCCTCGGGCAGACCCTGGCCACCCGGCCGGAGGAGCAATACCGCGCGCTCGTCGAGGCGACCGCGTTCGGCACCCGGATGATCGTCGAGACCTTCGAAGCGTCCGGCGTGCCGGTCACCGAGGTCGTCGCGGCGGGCGGCCTGCTCAAGAACGCCTTCCTGATGCAGGTCTACGCCGACGTGCTGCGCCGCCCGATCGCCGTGATCGGCTCGGCGCAGGGCCCGGCGCTCGGCTCGGCGATCCACGCGGCGGTGGCCGCCGGGCACTTCACCGACGTCCGCGCCGCCGCGGCCGTCATGGGCAGCCGGGGCCCGGAGGTCTACCGGCCCGACCCGGAGCGCGCCGACGCCTACGACCCGATCTACGCCGACTATCGCGAGCTGCACGACCACTTCGGGCGCGGCGCCTCGAACGTGTTGCATCGACTGGCCCGCCGGCGCGTGCTGGCAGCGGAAAATGGGAGAGGACGCAGATGA